From the Streptomyces sp. Sge12 genome, the window GAGGTGGTCACGCCCGGCGCAGCACCGTCGAGAGGACCTCGCGCAGCGTGGCCGGAACATCGGCCACCGCGCCCTCGGAACGCCAGGCCACGAACCCGTCCGGGCGTACGAGCACGGCGCCCTGGGCGCTCATCGCGTGGGCCTCCGTCCAGTCGGTACGTCCGTCCTGGACCAGGTCCACATCCGGCCCGGCGCCGATCGTGTACGCCTCCAGCCGCACCGACAGCTCCGTGGCAACCTGCTTCGCGGCCGCCTGCCACGGCGTACCCGCACCGCTGAGCAGCACGAACGAGCGCTCGTAGAGATCCAGCGTGGAGACCCGCTCACCGTCCTTGACCACCCACATGTGCGGGGCCCGGGTGCCGGTGTCGCCGACGAGGCGCAGGTTCTCCGGGATGACCGGCCGGTCGGGCTCGCCGCCGACGAGCGCGCCCGTCGGGTAGCAGTAGCCCATGGCCGTGGTGAGGACCCCGCTGCCCGGCCCGCCGCCCATGGTCGGCGGCGGCGCGTAGCCCGGGTGGCTGTGCTCCGCCGAACGGGCGGACGCCCGCTCACTCGTGGCCCTGGCCACCGGCAGCCGTTCGGCCTCGTAGCTGTCGAGCAGCTCGATGCCGGCGGAGCCCTCCAGGACCGCGGCGATCTTCCACGCCAGGTTGTGCGCGTCCTGGATGCCCGTGTTGGAGCCGAACGCCCCGGTGGGCGACATCTCGTGGGCCGCGTCCCCGGCCAGGAACACCCGTCCGGACGAATAGCGCAGCGCCACCCGTTCGGCCGCGTGCCACGGCGCCTTGCCACCGATCTCCACGTCCAGGTCGGGTACGCCGATCGCGTCGCGGATCTGGTCCACGCACCGCTCGTCGGTGAAGTCCTCCAGGGTCTCGCCCTGCTCCGGGTGCCACGGGGCGTGGAAGACCCACTGGGTCTTGTTGTCCACCGGCAGCAGCGCGCCGTCCGCTCCCGGGCGCATCAGGTAGCAGACGATGAACCGCAGGTCACCCAGTACCTCGACGAGCTTCTCCGAGCGGAAGGTGACGCTCACGTTGTGGAACAGCTCGCCGTTGCCCGTCTGGGGGATCCGCAGCTGCTCCCTGACGGGGCTGCGCGGGCCGTCCGCGGCGATCAGGAAGTCGGCGCGCACGTTGATGTGCTCGCCGGTCTCCCGGTCCTTGACCACGGCGTTCACCCCCGTGGCGTCCTGGTCGAAGCTCATCAGCTCGGTGGCGAAGCGGACGTCGGCGCCCAGCTCGCGGCTCTGTTCGGCCAGCACCGGCTCGATGTTGTTCTGGCTGCACAGGCACCAGCCGGTCGGACTGAAGCGGGCCAGCGCCCCGGCCGGATCGATCGACTTGATCAGCCAGTTGTGGTCGCCGTCGGTCAGCGACCGCGCCTGCAGAATGCCCTGCGTTCCCTCCAGTACGGACGCCGCCCGGCGGATCGCGCGCTCCGCCCCTGCCGTGCGGAACAGCTCCATGGTCCGGGCGTTGATGCCACGGCCCCGCGGGTGTGCGGAGGTGCCGGAGTGCTTCTCGACCAGCAGGTGCCTCACTCCGTGGCGGCTCAGGAAAAGCGAGGTGGACAGGCCCACGAGGGAGCCGCCCACGACGAGAACCGGTACGCGAACATCGGCGTTGTCTTCCATCAGCTGCGGGCTCCTGTTTTCTGTGTGGGGGAGTGGAGTCTTTATGCCCCCGATCCGCGATGAGGCCCAGTTGATTCGCCGGTTGTCACCCGCTTGATCCGGACATGTAGCGGTACGTCCCCACCCGGACGACGATGAGCGACAGCGGCTCCCCCTGAGACGCGCCGGCCTGCCGTTCCCCATTCAGGCGGCCGCCGGCCCGGGCGGACGCCACCGGTGACGGACGAGGGGTCCGTACGCGATGGATCTCCACCCCCTCATGAAGGAGTGAGTAGATGACAACCACCCTGTCCGAACGGGTGTCGCAGTCAGCCTTCGACGGCTCCATGCTCCGGGTCGTCCTGCTGATGGATCTCCACGAGGGGACCCAGCAGCAGTTCTTCGAGGCGTACGAACAGCTCCGCCACGACATCGCGTCGGTTCCGGGCCACATCAGCGATCAGCTGTGCCAGTCCTTCGAGAATCCCTCCCAATGGCTCATCACCAGCGAGTGGGAGAGCGCGCCGCAGTACCTCGCATGGGTCAACAGCGAGCACCACGCCGAACAGGTGAAGCCGCTCGGCGCCTGCGCCCGCGCCATGCGGCCGCTCAAGTTCACCGTCCTGCGGGAGACCGGCCGGGGCTACGACCAGGCGGCCCGCCCGGCCTCCGCCCGGCTGCAGGACGCCCCCCGGCTGGGCGCGGGCATCGTGCGCCACGCCCTGACCTTCACCGTCAAGCCGGGCAGCGAGAAGGAGGTCGCGTCGATCCTCTCCAGCTACGCCTCGCCGGAAGCCCGGGTCGACGACCACACCCGGCTCTGCCGGACCTCGCTGTTCATGCACGGCAACCGGGTCGTGCGCACGGTCGAGGTCCAGGGCGACCTGATGGCGGCGCTGCGCCACGTCTCCGAGCAGCCCGGGGTCCGGGCCGCGGAGGAGGCGCTCAACCCGCACCTGGAGAAGGACCGGAACCTGAACGACCCGGAGTCCGCCCGCATGTTCTTCATGCGCGCCGCGCTCCCGGCGGTCCACCACATCGCCGCACCCGAGCCCGAGTCCGCCGAAGTGCAGCGGCACGCGCTCTTCTACCCGGCCAAGCCCGGCTGCGGAGCGGCCCTGGCCAAGTTCCTGGCCCGGCAGGACGAGGCGGCCGCGAAGCACCCGGCCAGCCCCGTCCGGAGCAGCAGCATCTTCCAGCGCGACGACATCGTCGTCCGACTCATCGACGTCCGCGGCCCGCTCGACGCCGAGCCGGAGACCACCTTCGGCATCTCGGGACCGCGCAAGGCGGCGGTACTCGAACGGCTGACGGTCCGGGCCGGCAAGCGGGCCCGCCCGGCGGACCACACGATGAAGCTGATCACCGACCGGCGGGCACCCGCGAAGTCCTGAGCCCCCGGCCCGGCCGCCGCCGGCTCCACCCGGTCCACGCCACCACGCTCCATCCCCGTCCCCGTCCCGTCCCATTCCAGCCGCAGCCAGGCTCTCCCCATACGCAGGAGGAACCCGCCATGACCAAACAGCCCCCACGCATCGTGGACCTCAGCGAGACGCCCCCCAACCGCCGCCGCGGCGGTGACCTGCGGGCGGTGCTCACCCCGACCTCCGTGGGTTCCACCAGCGGGTTCATGGGCCTGGCGATCATGGCCCCCGGGGAGTCCATCGCCGAGCACTACCACCCGTACTCCGAGGAGTTCGTGTACGTGGTCAGCGGCCGCCTCGAGGTCGACCTCGACGGCGAGGCCCACCCGCTGCGCACCGACCAGGGCCTGCTGGTCCCGCTGAACGTGCGCCACCGGTTCCGCAACGTCGGGGACACCGAGGCCCGCATGGTCTTCCACCTCGGGCCGCTGGCCCCGCGGCCCGAGCTCGGGCACGTGGACACCGAACAGGCCCCGCACCCGGAGGGCACCGCGTGGGAGCAGCCCCCGGACCGCACGGGAGCGGTCTCGTGACCCCCCGGCGGGTGGCCGTCACCGGAGTCGGTGTCGTCGCACCCGGCGGGATCGGGGTCCGCGACTTCTGGGACCTGCTCTCCAACGGCCGTACGGCGACGCGCGGCATCACCCTCTTCGACCCGACCGGGTTCCGCTCCCGGATAGCCGCCGAGGTCGACTTCGACCCGGCCGCGCACGGCCTCGAACCGGGCGAGGCGGACCGGGCGGACCGGTACATCCAGTTCGCCCTGGTCGCCGCCCGGGAGGCGGTGAAGGACGCGGGACTCGACCTCACCACGGACGAGGCCTGGCGGACCGGAGTCTCCCTCGGCACGGCCGTCGGCGGCACCACCCGTCTGGAGCACGACTACGTCGCCGTGAGCCAGTCCGGCTCCTGGTGGGACGTGGACCACAAGCGGGCCGGCCCCTTCCTGCACCGGGCGTTCACCCCCGCCACCCTCGCCTCCGCCGTTGCGGAGCAGACGGGTGCGCGGGGCCCGGTCCAGACCGTCTCCACCGGCTGCACCTCGGGGCTCGACGCCATCGGGTACGCCGTCCACTCCATCGCGGAGGGCCGGATGGACGTGTGCATCGCCGGCGCGTCCGATTCACCCATATCGCCGATCACGGTGGCCTGTTTCGACGCCATCAAGGCGACCTCGCCGAACAACGACGACCCGGCCCACGCCTCCCGGCCGTTCGACGCCGACCGGGACGGGTTCGTCCTCGGCGAGGGCGGAGCCGTCCTCGTACTCGAAGAGCTGGAACACGCCCGCGCCCGCGGTGCGACCGTCTACTGCGAGATCGGCGGCTACGCCACCTTCGGCAACGCCCACCACATGACCGGGCTGACCGCCGAGGGCCTGGAGATGGCCCGGGCCATCGAAACCGCCCTCGCCCAGGCCGGCGTCGCCGCCGACGAGATCGACTACGTCAACGCGCACGGCTCCGGCACCAAGCAGAACGACCGCCACGAGACCGCGGCGGTCAAGCGGGTCCTGGGCGACCACGCCTACAAGACGCCGATGACCTCCATCAAATCCATGGTGGGGCACTCCCTCGGCGCGATCGGCGCGATCGAACTCGCGGCCTGCGTACTCGCCATGACCCACCAGGTGGTACCGCCGACGGCGAACTACGAGACGCCCGACCCCGAGTGCGACCTGGACTACGTACCCCGTGTCGCCCGCGCCCGGAAGCTGAGCAGCGTCCTGTCGGTGGGCAGCGGATTCGGCGGCTTCCAGTCCGCCGTGGTCATGACCCGGCCGAAGGAGGAGGTCTCGTGACCAGCCGTACGGTCATCACGGGCATCGGGGTCGTCGCGCCCAACGGCGTGGGCGCCGACGCCTTCTGGAAGGCGACCCAGTCCGGGGTCAGCGTGCTGGACCGGGTCACCAGGGCGGGCTGCGAGCACCTGCCGCTGCGCGTCGCGGGTGAGGTCCGGGGCTTCGACCCCGGCGCCATGGTCGAGGACCGCTTCCTCGTCCAGACCGACCGCTTCACCCACCACGCCCTCGCCGCGGCGGACCTCGCCCTGGAGGACGCCCGGCTCGGCCGGGCCGACTACGAGGGCGACCCCTTCTCCGTGGGCGTCGTCACCGCCGCCGGATCCGGCGGCGGTGAGTTCGGCCAGCGCGAGCTCCAGCACCTCTGGGAGCAGGGGCCGCGCTTCGTGGGCCCGTACCAGTCGATCGCCTGGTTCTACGCCGCGAGCACCGGCCAGATCTCCATCCGGCGCGGGCTCAAGGGCCCCTGCGGGGTCGTGTGCAGCGACGAGGCCGGCGGCCTCGACGCCTTCGCGCATGCCGAACGGGCGATCCGCCAGGGCAGCCGGGCCATGCTCGTCGGGGCCACGGAGGCACCCCTCGCGCCGTACTCCATCGTCTGCCAGCTGGAGTACGAGGGGCTGAGCACCCAGGACGATCCCGAACGCGCCTACCGGCCGTTCACCGACAAGGCCTGCGGGTTCGTCCCCGCCGAGGGCGGCGCGATGTTCCTCGTCGAGGACGAGGACGAGGCCCGCCGCCGCGGCGCCACCGTACGAGCCGTCCTGGCCGGCCACGCCGCGACCTTCACCGGCACCCGGCGACGGGACGTGGCCGGCGAGGGAC encodes:
- a CDS encoding FAD-dependent oxidoreductase, with the translated sequence MEDNADVRVPVLVVGGSLVGLSTSLFLSRHGVRHLLVEKHSGTSAHPRGRGINARTMELFRTAGAERAIRRAASVLEGTQGILQARSLTDGDHNWLIKSIDPAGALARFSPTGWCLCSQNNIEPVLAEQSRELGADVRFATELMSFDQDATGVNAVVKDRETGEHINVRADFLIAADGPRSPVREQLRIPQTGNGELFHNVSVTFRSEKLVEVLGDLRFIVCYLMRPGADGALLPVDNKTQWVFHAPWHPEQGETLEDFTDERCVDQIRDAIGVPDLDVEIGGKAPWHAAERVALRYSSGRVFLAGDAAHEMSPTGAFGSNTGIQDAHNLAWKIAAVLEGSAGIELLDSYEAERLPVARATSERASARSAEHSHPGYAPPPTMGGGPGSGVLTTAMGYCYPTGALVGGEPDRPVIPENLRLVGDTGTRAPHMWVVKDGERVSTLDLYERSFVLLSGAGTPWQAAAKQVATELSVRLEAYTIGAGPDVDLVQDGRTDWTEAHAMSAQGAVLVRPDGFVAWRSEGAVADVPATLREVLSTVLRRA
- a CDS encoding SchA/CurD-like domain-containing protein, with translation MTTTLSERVSQSAFDGSMLRVVLLMDLHEGTQQQFFEAYEQLRHDIASVPGHISDQLCQSFENPSQWLITSEWESAPQYLAWVNSEHHAEQVKPLGACARAMRPLKFTVLRETGRGYDQAARPASARLQDAPRLGAGIVRHALTFTVKPGSEKEVASILSSYASPEARVDDHTRLCRTSLFMHGNRVVRTVEVQGDLMAALRHVSEQPGVRAAEEALNPHLEKDRNLNDPESARMFFMRAALPAVHHIAAPEPESAEVQRHALFYPAKPGCGAALAKFLARQDEAAAKHPASPVRSSSIFQRDDIVVRLIDVRGPLDAEPETTFGISGPRKAAVLERLTVRAGKRARPADHTMKLITDRRAPAKS
- a CDS encoding cupin domain-containing protein: MTKQPPRIVDLSETPPNRRRGGDLRAVLTPTSVGSTSGFMGLAIMAPGESIAEHYHPYSEEFVYVVSGRLEVDLDGEAHPLRTDQGLLVPLNVRHRFRNVGDTEARMVFHLGPLAPRPELGHVDTEQAPHPEGTAWEQPPDRTGAVS
- a CDS encoding beta-ketoacyl-[acyl-carrier-protein] synthase family protein, which codes for MTPRRVAVTGVGVVAPGGIGVRDFWDLLSNGRTATRGITLFDPTGFRSRIAAEVDFDPAAHGLEPGEADRADRYIQFALVAAREAVKDAGLDLTTDEAWRTGVSLGTAVGGTTRLEHDYVAVSQSGSWWDVDHKRAGPFLHRAFTPATLASAVAEQTGARGPVQTVSTGCTSGLDAIGYAVHSIAEGRMDVCIAGASDSPISPITVACFDAIKATSPNNDDPAHASRPFDADRDGFVLGEGGAVLVLEELEHARARGATVYCEIGGYATFGNAHHMTGLTAEGLEMARAIETALAQAGVAADEIDYVNAHGSGTKQNDRHETAAVKRVLGDHAYKTPMTSIKSMVGHSLGAIGAIELAACVLAMTHQVVPPTANYETPDPECDLDYVPRVARARKLSSVLSVGSGFGGFQSAVVMTRPKEEVS
- a CDS encoding beta-ketoacyl synthase N-terminal-like domain-containing protein — protein: MTSRTVITGIGVVAPNGVGADAFWKATQSGVSVLDRVTRAGCEHLPLRVAGEVRGFDPGAMVEDRFLVQTDRFTHHALAAADLALEDARLGRADYEGDPFSVGVVTAAGSGGGEFGQRELQHLWEQGPRFVGPYQSIAWFYAASTGQISIRRGLKGPCGVVCSDEAGGLDAFAHAERAIRQGSRAMLVGATEAPLAPYSIVCQLEYEGLSTQDDPERAYRPFTDKACGFVPAEGGAMFLVEDEDEARRRGATVRAVLAGHAATFTGTRRRDVAGEGLAHAIRGALREADCAPEEIDVVFADATGTPEADAAEAAAIADALGAYGRKVPVTAPKSGTGRAYCAAPSLDTAAAALALEHGVVPPTPNVYDVCHDLDVVTGSARTAELRTALVLSRGRMGSNSALVVRKGS